The Papaver somniferum cultivar HN1 chromosome 3, ASM357369v1, whole genome shotgun sequence genome includes a region encoding these proteins:
- the LOC113359328 gene encoding zinc finger MYM-type protein 1-like, translating to MVLKRKQSSGCQNRKKKKKRLESTKSLVGSFDKFLIRNQPAIENKSDEDNATDDNGKNEGNGDDGAADNGLNEGNGDDGAADNSMNEGNGDDGVADNGMNEGNENEGDADNSVNEGNVNDGGVENGMNDINENDRRGDNVNKTVGTNEVGNYCEELSHIDMFDPANWNTIDKKLVDFLVEKGPVRIDNIKFPRDSKGDHFSSTYYFRRMNNFEKQERRWLVYSTSLDKVFCFCCKLFKKRETNYQLCESGFNDCNNLSGRLSTHENSGEHVVCMFNWLELELRLRKEKNIDKRIQEQINREKIHYKDVLERMVDGILFLAKNGLAFRGDSEKIYTKNNGNFLSFIEVLAKYDPVLKYHLESIKKNEMRYHYLIHKIQNELISMLADETRKIILKKIHEAKYFSIILDCTPDVSRREQMSIIIRCVDVSTSRIEEYFLGFLKVEDKTGEGLFFELQEALINLGLNIDDIRGQGYDNGANMKGKHKGVQARLLEINPRAFYTPCACHSLNLILCDMDKSCPKGLSFFGSIQRIYTLFSASTNRWDLFKEEIGEKGLTLKPLCDTRWESRVASIKAIRYQDPEIRKALEKLRDSSSISQEVSTAESLKKQKV from the exons ATGGTTCTGAAAAGAAAGCAATCTTCTGGAtgtcaaaataggaagaaaaagaaaaagagattggaATCTACTAAATCTCTAGTAGGTTCTTTTGATAAGTTTTTGATTAGGAATCAACCAGCAATTGAGAATAAGAGCGATGAGGATAATGCTACAGATGATAATGGTAAGAATGAGGGGAATGGGGATGATGGTGCTGCTGATAATGGTTTAAATGAGGGGAATGGGGATGATGGTGCTGCTGATAATAGTATGAATGAGGGGAATGGAGATGATGGTGTTGCTGATAATGGTATGAATGAGGGCAATGAGAATGAGGGTGATGCTGATAATAGTGTAAATGAGGGAAATGTGAATGATGGTGGTGTTGAGAATGGTATGAATGATATCAATGAGAATGACAGAAGGGGGGATAATGTCAACAAGACGGTAGGAACGAATGAAGTTGGTAATTATTGTGAAGAGTTAAGCCATATAGATATGTTTGATCCGGCTAATTGGAATACAATTGATAAAAAGCTTGTTGATTTTTTGGTAGAGAAGGGTCCAGTGAGAATTGATAATATCAAGTTCCCTAGAGATTCCAAGGGCGATCATTTCTCTAGCACTTATTACTTTCGGAGAATGAACAATTTtgagaaacaagaaaggagatggcTAGTGTATTCGACATCTTTGGATAAGGTATTCTGTTTTTGTTGTAAATTGTTTAAGAAGAGGGAAACTAATTATCAGTTGTGTGAAAGTGGGTTCAATGATTGTAATAACCTAAGTGGAAGACTTAGTACTCATGAAAACAGTGGAGAACATGTTGTTTGTATGTTTAATTGGCTTGAGTTGGAATTACGATTGAGAAAGGAAAAAAACATTGATAAGAGAATACAAGAACAGATCAATAGAGAGAAGATACATTATAAAGATGTTTTGGAGAGGATGGTGGACGGCATCTTGTTCCTAGCGAAGAATGGTTTAGCATTTCGTGGGGATAGTGAgaaaatttatacaaaaaataatGGAAACTTCTTAAGTTTCATAGAGGTACTTGCAAAATATGATCCCGTGTTAAAGTATCACTTGGAGAGTATCAAAAAGAATGAAATGCGGTATCATTATCTTATCCACAAAATTCAGAATGAACTGATTTCAATGCTTGCTGATGAGACGCGAAAGATTATTCTGAAAAAAATCCACGAGGCGAAATACTTCTCAATTATTCTTGATTGTACTCCGGATGTTTCTCGCAGGGAACAAATGTCCATTATAATCAGATGCGTAGATGTTTCAACATCAAGAATTGAGGAATATTTTCTTGGGTTTTTGAAAGTTGAAGATAAAACAGGAGAAGGTTTGTTTTTTGAACTTCAAGAAGCATTGATAAACCTTGGATTAAATATTGATGATATAAGAGGGCAGGGATATGACAATGGAGCAAATATGAAAGGAAAACACAAAGGTGTACAAGCAAGACTACTCGAGATTAATCCAAGAGCATTCTACACACCGTGTGCTTGTCATAGTCTAAATCTAATACTTTGTGATATGGATAAGTCATGTCCTAAAGGATTGTCTTTTTTTGGATCCATACAACGTATTTATACGTTATTCTCGGCTTCTACTAATCGATGGGATTTGTTCAAAGAAGAGATTGGAGAGAAAGGTTTGACTCTTAAACCATTATGCGATACTAGGTGGGAAAGCCGTGTAGCAAGTATCAAAGCGATAAGATACCAAGATCCTGAAATACGCAAAGCTTTAGAGAAGTTGCGAGATTCATCTTCTATTTCTCAAGAAGTCAGCACAGCCGAGAGCCTA AAAAAACAAAAGgtctaa
- the LOC113361170 gene encoding uncharacterized protein LOC113361170, translated as MEEAKEIADGMNIEPTFREVRTTRTCEPISGYLKHGTSRDIDGRELYLELLVMRVALSKAYSKPMEVLQFLLRMDGCYPNAWIAYRILLTIPVTVASAERSFSKLKLILSYLRSTMSEERLIGLSMLAIETDMVMQVDFKVILNDFASRNVRKINFQ; from the exons ATGGAAGAAGCGAAGGAGATTGCAGATGGTATGAATATTGAACCTACATTTCGTGAAGTTCGCACCACTCGTACTTGCGAACCAATATCAG GTTATTTGAAGCATGGTACATCTAGAGATATTGATGGCAGGGAGTTATATTTGGAATTGTTAGTCATGAGAGTTGCATTATCTAAGGCTTATAGCAAACCAatggaggttttacaatttttacTAAGAATGGATGGTTGCTACCCAAATGCGTGGATTGCTTATAGGATACTGCTCACAATTCCGGTAACAGTTGCATCGGCAGAAAGAAGTTTTTCTAAGCTAAAGTTGATTTTATCGTATCTTCGATCAACTATGTCAGAAGAGAGATTAATTGGATTGTCTATGCTGGCAATTGAAACAGATAtggttatgcaagttgattttaaAGTTATACTTAATGATTTTGCATCTAGAAATGTAAGAAAAATCAACTTTCAATAG